ggacaaacttttgagcagcgcatagttctgattattgatgccgcgctgattattgtttcgataattgccacttgatttccctttatcattcctgataggaccaccgctaggataccttccgcgagagttgttaccatgattttgatcgcgcgaacgatcatcatcgtccttcctctcgttgcgtgagctagctgttgggatgtcattatcttcgccactccgcatatagtcgtggcattcattaagcgcctcaacataagttgttgggactgtatggtgcagacgccttaccagtgttggatgacgttctgagtttataccatgtatgagtccggaaatctgttgctctggtttgagatctggtatacgcagaaactcattagtataccttgtgagaaattcgcccaaagatccttggacttctgcacgatgtcatggcattcaatgtgagtgcgcttgcgtggtctctgattctgatattgcagtaaaaactttgtccgcagatccataaacccggcaatactacccgccggcaacttattaaaccactcacgagcaataccctgtagtgtcataggaaatatctgacacgcaaccgcatccacccagccttgagtgcgcattgcgccttcgaaacgctgtaaaaaatcatctggatcggtcaggccattgtaagtacccaacgtgctaggtatctttggtgctgatggaaacgggtatgcggatatatgcggaggaaacttgtcaaaggtagtcggtagctcgaagggtggtttaacaggatcccctttcaagtttgcaaagaaacgcttcatcatgtcctgaacaaagtcaggttgtgaaaataactgaaccatgtcaggaggtgcagcctgcatgaattgacttgcaagatttgcctgcccttgaacattttgccaaggttgaccctgcgtctgcggatataaccaaggctgttgcgttggaaaagagggataacttgaagacgcagagtacacatgtggctgtaaaggaagcgaaacctgtggcgcagatatctgcgaaacttgaggatacacacttaaaagcccaactgtatgcgctgtgctttgctgctgcactgttatcggcgcccaatgagagtttgcatctgggatgacaccaaatccccaactattaagtaacgcctgcgcatccgcaggagttaaaaattgtgaaactgggcgcggtggttgccaaagttgcaacggtgtaaatgacgaattctgctgaatgctctgcgtatgcagaggtattgaaacagtggtactgtaaataggtacctggccgcagcaaaccacatgcggccccgttgttccaccgctagtgcctgcaaagatgacccttggatccactgacgaaaagtccaacCGCGTGGttatgactggtgagtttgctcttggcggtgtaaccccgtctgaatatatcggcttgtacctctgaaagggttcgccgaatataggtggagggtacatcgtgtaccccgcctgaatagcggcccccgtagtcataaccggtgtctgtTGACTACCAGATGGTGCGTTCTGAACAtttgtttgggtatgttccgatgattcctcggaagtcatgatactgttaaagaaaaaattcaaaaattttgtaaataacgagtcatacaattcaaaaccttaaaagaaaaagcaattaaacagtcttgaattaattcgactctcaatgaaagcaccacttgatcatgcatattttaaccgtggggtttaatatgcctgctcaatacataaagaggggtttaaagatcttagaacgtggctctctggtccgactaccgtgaataaccctggccgacatgatgatatcggcggggtggccaagtgattaagtccacctccgataacggtcgtcgatcaagaggccccaaataaggtcgtaggtactagcttacgaaagactaacctgttaaccttgaaaagatgccgaATGATGCTTTTGTATCGTAGGTGATGGTTACGTAATATGCTGTGTCcggtgaatgatgattagggtctgtatttataggcaaaccctgatcaatccttaattaatgatgttgcttgattacggattgagtgcaataagattataatggaggatgggatgttcgatgattattttgggccccgatgatcgtttttcactttaactatcaagtgatcaaccaccccgacccggtcttcgttatcgattagcatgattcaccttaactcaatgtaagaagtccttgggcaaagtcacaagtgaaatctacaaaggcttaggcaaatggcagagaatcaacaaccaataaatgagaggccaagctccctatttatagtatccgtgatatccgcggtctgcgagatgctcggctctccgcggaaagtcagcggatcaaaccgcagtttggcatttcagcgaatacataaccgcagtatttattttcagcgaatattgcataactgtgccttataatccgcgtagttctgtccttagctttttagaaaataaaatatacatatacaatgctatgtatatgatcaaaccctaattctagaaccgtcccagatcatgataatctcatccataactgactcccccgaatcacggatataattatggaaaagatatttacttgacagctaagcaaccgctgtaccgagaacaaaggaatcagatacaatccgcataccgcataacgcacacaagcacacgcctacgcacactattaagcgcccgcatgcatatgaggtgcgcatgcgggttgcggtatcattaaaaaGAATAATGGTCGACGCAAAAGTCTTCGAAGACTTTATTGTTAATTGGTCATTaaccttttttttatttattttgcaaAATCAAACGAACTTATATGAGATTCTATCATCAATAGATCATAGATGAAGGAATCGGAAGAAAACCACAACGGACGatcaaactaaacaagaaaatcgaaaGCAACCAAAAACAATTACAACCAAATAAACCCcaaaaactaaactaaactaaactaaactaaacaaTAATATATATGCCTATAGTTCTATACGTATATGGGCTTCGTTAGTATTTTCACAAACCCAAACTTTAAATGAGTTTTGAACGTTATAAAAGCCCGAACATAGCCCAAGGTAGCTGGGCATCGTTATAGTGCAGCCCAAATTAATTCGAGTTGGGCCTTAGAGGATTGGTAAAATATGGTACTTAGATACCGGGTGTTTGGTGACTATCTTTAAAATGTTTAGTTCTAGACCATCTTAATCACACAACATACAAGTGCTGGAAGGatattaaactaaaaaaaaaaaaaaaaaaaaaaaaaaaaaattgaaaaccaAAATTAAGCTTTCAGTTAGTAATACTAAAATTATACTCCATACAATATTAAGGCATTTGACATCTGTTAAACATTAGCCCTTAATCTATTGTTCTGTTTGTGTTATGTTCATACTTTTGGAGGATTTACAATCATCTTTGGATTCAAAATTCAAACAAATTACTTGTAAGATATGAATTTATGATATAATGatcttttaaatacaattatatgaTTAGAGTACAGAAATGTTTTTGTACAAAATTTGTATAAAAAATCAAAAATAAGTCGATAAGTAATTCAAGGTGGAAGTCCTATTCATCACTACAACAACTACAAATACAACCAATCTTTAGAAGAATCATTCATCATATATTCATCCAATTGATAGCTGTCCTACTTCAACCCCTTTTGCCCCCTCCAAATGTCAACCCTCTAGATGAATAGTAGTGGTGGATCCCACCACTCACATCATGCCAACTGTCCCCTCTCAGTTCTTGCCACGTGTATGGTAGTCACACAAGACAATTCCCTTTTTTCTAACTTCAGATTCTTGTTGTATACTTGTATGTCATCTCATCAACAAAGGATGCTCTTATGTTAACCATAAAACAATAttttcctctttttttttttttaactatagcTGTACATGAACATTGGTGATTGGTGTACTTATTAACCACCTTAAAAATGCTCCTTGTGAAATTCAAATTTGATTGAGCCTTTTTGGTTAAACTCATGACATAGGTTACTTAGTTCTTTGGCTAGTACTGGTGCACCACAATAGAACACACCTGCACTCAAAAAGTACTCAACATTATATgacaaaataataattatatatcatatataaagTTTATGATGATATTGGTCAACTTACCTATTCTAGCACCAGCATGTTTTGTACATGTTTTGTTGAAAACTTTCTTCCAATTTGGTCTCGCGAAATGTGTTCTTACGCGCGTTCCAGAGACAATGTCAACACCATTTTTGGCATGATTTAAAGCTTGCACCATGGTAATTAGAGCTGATCTAGCATCACCTTCTTCATACACACTAGTTAGATAATTATGCATTTCTATTACACCCTGCACAAAACCCATATTCATGAACTTATTAAAAATCTAAACTTGAAAGATAATCTTGAATTATGAAGGATTTTAAGATTAGTATACCCGTTGATCGAGTTCGGCAACTTCATTCATGACCCCTTTGAACCAATCAAACGAACCTTGTTCTCTAGTTACCCAATAAAAGTAAGCATTTGTTGTCCTCAAAATTTTCTTCTTTTTTGGAGAAACTTTACCGTGAGACGATGAGTCAGCGCTACCAGAACTTTGATCCGAACGTCTACTATGACCCGATGTTGAATCCTAATACAAAAATAAATCATTAAAaatcaataaataaaaaatatttaggTGAAGTTTTGTATAAGATTCAATTGCTAACTTACTTCAAGTTCTTCCATTTTAACAATGTTGTTGAGTAaatctttaagaatactaataaaagGTGTTGCTCCTATGCCAAGTCCAACTAGCAAAAGAACATCGTATTTTCGATAGTCTTGTGCTGGTGCACCATATGGCCCGTCAATCAACAATTTCGGCAACCTGAAAATTATTGTGGTTAATTAGAGGtaacaattttgacccatttacttatcAACAAATCGATTTGAATTGTATTTTAATGCATATAACTCCCTAAATATTTTTTACTCAAAAATTTTAAAAAGATGAACATAAAAGTCCTTATGTGGTATACTATCATTCCAACCCGACCGGTTTTCACAGTACAAAAAACCACCCGTTTTGACACATTAGCCAACCCACTAACCCGTCCGTTTTGACACCTGTAGTAGTAATACAGTAGGGCAGTTAAATGAAAGTATACGTTGTTTTGGTAGTTTCATCGGCTCTAAGCAGACCGCTTTTACCAGCCATAGGTGGTTCACAAACTTCGGAAAAAACCCTTTTTAATTCTTGTGTCCAGTCACCTAATTGCCTTATGTGAATCGCTAAATAATCATCGTCAGGTGCAGACGTAATCGAAAACGGATGCCTGAAAATGAATGTAAATTTATAGCATAATAAGTAACTATTTTACTGTTATTGGTATGTTAAAGTTTTGGTTGAAGTGATAATTACCATTCAAATGGAGATACAATTGGGCATTGGACAAACATGTATTGTCCACTCTTGTATCGAAACTGGGGAGGCTTCGACATTTGAAACGTGAGAACGTTACCAGGATATATTGCAACCTGATAATTGTTACAATTATGAAAAAAGTAGTTATCAAAAAGATGGTAAATTTCTTTAGAGGTTTTGATTTCGACCCATGTTTAATTCAGGGCAAGCTATATTTGAAACGGGTATCATAGCAAATGGGTCAAACAGCTCAAAAGTTACCCAAAATGTGTTTTTAATGCATACAAGTTGCTAAATTATACTGACACACTTAATTCCGAAATTGTGTATTAAATTTACATAAAGTATTGGCCTAACCCAACCCAACTCCAATGGAGGATCCAGGAATTTTTTTTGACAGGTGCAAAATGTTAAAAATTTGGAAAAAACAAGTGAGCGGGTAAAAATGTTGACTTTCAACATATAAATACACTAAACGTCGAAGTTTAACATAATAATAACTGAAAAGAATTTGGGTCGTCGGCTGACCCGGTTGATCCTTGCCCGCCCCTGAACCCAACCCATATTAACATGCAAAAAGGTAGCTTTTTGACCTGACCCATTTCAAATTTGAATCCAACCCCCCTCTTATTCCACCTGTAGGTTTTTAAAAATACATGCTTTGTGTATCTAACCTTTAGTATCCGTACAGTATAGGAGCCCGATCGAAAATATCTGAGAGTTCTTTCCCCTGCATATAGCAGAACCGGAAATGCAATGTACATCCAAGTCTGTAATTATATCAATtcccaattatgatctaaaaaacAAGGTACCTtcttttttttattaaataaataaataaaaattgtaaaaatttgGAAACCATACCGTCTTTTTGTACCATTTCTTGACCAAATAAAGGAACCATCCATGAACCAGCAGCAAAATGTACACAATAACAAAGAGATGGTGTGAATACCAAAAGGCGTTGAATCCCGTTAACCTATCGAATGGCTTTGGTAACTTAACTAGGCTCCTTCGAAACCATCTAGTCGCAAGTGTGAACGCAATTGCCATGCATATTACCATTATAATTCcagttacaccttctacacctcgAACAAGGTCTACATAACTTGGTTTATTTTCACCGAAGTATTGGCTCATGTTAAGACCGTAGTTATTTTCATCTTCGTTTATAAGCCTCGGGAAATCACATGCCAAATGGTTACCCGCATGGAGTATTATACCGATTACAACGGCTGCAGCAATTGTCTGCATACGCAAGGTTAAAATTGATGTTATCATCTGACGGGTTTAAACAGTTGTGCTTTACATTTAACGGGTAATAACAAATTGGGAAAAAATATTTAAAGGGACAGTTATTTAAATATCatatcatcaaatattatataaaacaaacaaaaatatttaaagtcagaTTTTTTTAAAAGTAAAATGGGACAATTATTTTGAAACGGATGGAGCAATGAATGTAGTTAATAATCTCATTGAAGATACTTATAAATTATATAATCATGCATATTACAAATGGGAAAAAAAATTGTCTTTAGCCAGCTCAGCACAGCAGACCCATTTAACCACTACTGAAGGCACATTTTCAACCCAAGCTAATTTTAGCCCTTTGACTGATACATGACCCACCCATTTTGCATCCTTTAGATTAAGTGTTAAAAAAAGGTAAACCGTACTAAAGTCAAACCTTGTGAAAGTTGATATTGTCATCAAAAGGTATAGCATAAGACAACTTGGTGGACCTCAACCAAGTTATGGTGTTCCTACACACAGGCAATAAAACAATAGCCATATTGAACTTCAAAGTTTCAGCTGCGCCTTTAGCTGTGAGAACGCAGTAGCCCATAACTTCAAACGCAGCTCGTTGTTTGTATTGAAAGTATTTCCAAAGAAACAAACCAATCATAATCAAGATCCATAAACTAATAATCCAAAGTCTCCTCCAGTTTTCATGTAGATAATAAACGAATTTCGAGCTCATTCGTTTTATAGGACTACGGTTTCTTAACCCGTGTAGATTTTGGCTCAATGCTTGACTTGTGTAGCTTAAGGCTTGACTGTAGTTTAGGTAAGTGTCCTTTTGCAATAGAAGTGTTTCTAGCTGCCATAGCTGATACATCATAACAAAAAGTCATCTTGTAAAGTTAAcatgacaaatttttttttttttttttttattttttattttaaaagcAAAGTTAATATGACAATTAAGTATTAGAGTATAGATTAGTTATATGGCCCAATTCCGTTTGTGCTCCTAGAGTCCATTAGAGTttgattaggtttagggttttatagtCTATAAATATCGCGTTATAATagagtaataaaaataaatacCCATATGGTTTTACATTGTGTAAAATTAAGTTCATTTGTCTACAGTTGCAGTTATCATGGATTTAGCGAATGAACAGATAATGCGACCAAAGGGCTTATAGTCTAGCGGTATTCAAGTAGTCTTTCAATCAAAAAGACAAAGACGTTGGGGGTTCAAGCTTCGTTGTAAGCATATTTATGAATAGATTCATGTTGAGTGTGTAAGTTACTCTTCTAAAATGCGATCGTATAAATTAAATTTTCGGAGAATTGATGTTTTAGCTAATATAATTAGGACAACTATCAAAGTCAAGGGTATATGAGACAATCTAATAATTGCTATTGTTTTGTGTACGTAAATTAGAAGAGTGACTATTCTATAAAAGTCAAGGGTTGTGGTACACTTATAATGATTTGTGTACACATTTAATATTTGGACTTctcctcctttttttttttttttttttttttttttttttttccatcttCAATTTATGGTATTGATGATGAGAATATATGATGGTTGACTACTTTCTACACATGGTATAGTGGAGAACACGCGTAAATGTGTGACTAAATTACAAATTTCATGATGGGAACATAATAACACAAAATGTGCATTATCAGGATAGCAACCTGGCTAAACATGTGTCTTAACATGCTGAGATGAAGCAATGGGAAGTAAATGGAAAACAGAACAATTAAGAAAAATCATTATGATTCCTTGTtaaattataattgtaatcaaCTGATTATCTTCATTtctcttattaattattaattatagttAAAAGTCTTGTAACTTGACTGATCTTCACATGACACGTGTATCATTTTATAGAGATAGTTATCGTTTAACTAACTATTAATTTTCTTGATAATTTTCTACCATGTTCGTTGATGAAAACAGCAGTTGAACAACCAAAAGAGAATGTGTAGTCCAAAATCCTTAATTCTTCGTGGGACGGTTGAACAACAACTTAATCTGATCTTAATTAGTTTGTGCAGTATCGCCTAACCACTCGGTACTAACTTTGAAAAAACTAACATGCACAACTTGATTTAATTAagtatatattaatatcattatacttTTAATTAATCGTCCGTTATCAAGACTACCTTCACTGGTTTTAATGAACTCTATTTTTTTTCTTAAATTTATTATAAGAAATATACATTGTTTACATATTTTACTAAGCAGACACCTAGCTCACATTTTAAATTCAATTTCAAGTCAAATGTCCCATACGGCAGCCAGCTCTCTATcactcttttttttaaaaaaaaaaatttgtttttttgtGTGTGCTTAAGATAGAACATTCGCaggttatatttttaatttattaattaatttcAATTTGTAAATAGTGTTAAACAATCTAGATTTATCTTACATTAAAAATTTAATATTCCTACTTGATATCTGACTTACATGCATAGACCATGCATCTAGATGATTAATTAATATGTTCACTTAAACAAAAGACGTGTGAAAATGGATTACTAAAATAATGACattttattatattaaaaaaatagtACGTAGTAATAATTAGTAGGAGATCTATCAAGGTAAACCTTTATTTTGTTAATGGGAAACAGGGCTATAAAGACACTAATCATTCAACAATCTGCCTTAAATATTTAATTAGGAATGAGAGGAATGCAAGTATGAATCAGTTTAGATTATTCATTCTTTTAAACCGCTTTATTGATTGATTTACATGtctgttcatgcatatttttttcaagggaaaacctacacacgaacagcaatgcgaaagggttttttttaggcgtcaacgtcgttgatctccggtccggttaccgtgaataacccgtacccgagatgatgatcttgggagggtggccaacgaattgcccgccggtcgatagtcgtaccctatcgacggcaaagggagaaaaaaccctacaagacccgtaggtaaaaaccctagagttgcgatcgtgaagacgataatggagaagatccggcgataactgccgtgtgcgttgcggacttgcggtggcggcgatgcggtgtgatcgaatgatcgtatgaggtggtgctttcattgagagagtaagagttgtatgcgattgggagattgtgaacttgatgtaggttttgccccatatttatagatgggaattagggttaactgacttggggcccaagttaattgtgtagaccctaattgggctaaaccctacgtcatcaagtcccccaagttcggtatgatatttttgtcaagtatcgtatcgaacttctcattatgctgcggaaaataagttcacatgagcctgcgcaAACAACTGTGCGTAAACCCGCGAACAGATGCGCAAAGAACAGCATGCAGAGTGCGCAGGGAAACCGCGTGAACTACCATGCGTAAAACCGcatgaaaattgcgtctaaagtCGCGGACAACTGTGCGTAAATTGTGCGTAACCTGGACAAAAGCGTGTGGACAGTTGCGCAAGCGCGCGAACATCTGCGCATTCATGTACTTAAACCGcatataacgaattaaaagctCAATAAGAAAAGACAAACCTTCTCAAACCGAACGATAGACGGTAGAAACACGAGACATAATGCATCGGGTCCCACGGATGGAGCCaaatgttcatgcatattttttccaagggaaaacctacacacggacatcaatgcgaaagggttttttttaggcgtcaacgtcgttgatctccggtccggttaccgtgaataacccgtacccgagatgatgatctcgggagggtggccaacgaattgcccgccggtcgatagtcggaccctatcgacggcaaagggagaaaaaacccta
This window of the Rutidosis leptorrhynchoides isolate AG116_Rl617_1_P2 chromosome 7, CSIRO_AGI_Rlap_v1, whole genome shotgun sequence genome carries:
- the LOC139857106 gene encoding LOW QUALITY PROTEIN: respiratory burst oxidase homolog protein A (The sequence of the model RefSeq protein was modified relative to this genomic sequence to represent the inferred CDS: substituted 2 bases at 2 genomic stop codons), coding for MKGGGRHERRWASDTVPDNMLSGGSSPAYTDTSSINPNEEFVEVTLDLQDDDTIVLRSVEPATVIQIDHEFGTDTPSSSRSPSSIRRSSSNRLRQFSQELKAEAVAKARQFSMELRRFSWSYGHTSRATSSSATQNVVVGSGNGLDSALAARAMRRQRAQLDRTRSGAHKALKGLRFISNSKINGVDRWNEVERNFDKLSKDGFLYRSDFAQCIGFXPNFSCDXLFVLIYEGMKDSKEFALEVYDAISRRRRLKVDKISKEELYEYWTQITDQSFDSRLQIFFDMVDKNEDGRITEEEVKEIIMLSASANKLSRLQEQAEEYAALIMEELDPERLGYIELWQLETLLLQKDTYLNYSQALSYTSQALSQNLHGLRNRSPIKRMSSKFVYYLHENWRRLWIISLWILIMIGLFLWKYFQYKQRAAFEVMGYCVLTAKGAAETLKFNMAIVLLPVCRNTITWLRSTKLSYAIPFDDNINFHKTIAAAVVIGIILHAGNHLACDFPRLINEDENNYGLNMSQYFGENKPSYVDLVRGVEGVTGIIMVICMAIAFTLATRWFRRSLVKLPKPFDRLTGFNAFWYSHHLFVIVYILLLVHGWFLYLVKKWYKKTTWMYIAFPVLLYAGERTLRYFRSGSYTVRILKVAIYPGNVLTFQMSKPPQFRYKSGQYMFVQCPIVSPFEWHPFSITSAPDDDYLAIHIRQLGDWTQELKRVFSEVCEPPMAGKSGLLRADETTKTTLPKLLIDGPYGAPAQDYRKYDVLLLVGLGIGATPFISILKDLLNNIVKMEELEDSTSGHSRRSDQSSGSADSSSHGKVSPKKKKILRTTNAYFYWVTREQGSFDWFKGVMNEVAELDQRGVIEMHNYLTSVYEEGDARSALITMVQALNHAKNGVDIVSGTRVRTHFARPNWKKVFNKTCTKHAGARIGVFYCGAPVLAKELSNLCHEFNQKGSIKFEFHKEHF